Proteins from one Tetrapisispora phaffii CBS 4417 chromosome 8, complete genome genomic window:
- the FLC2 gene encoding flavin adenine dinucleotide transporter FLC2 (similar to Saccharomyces cerevisiae FLC2 (YAL053W) and YOR365C; ancestral locus Anc_7.16): protein MPSIGLILWHFFLLLSSMTLTDAATSSSSSASSSSSSSSSSSSSSAASTSTSSASSSSKFIKTSSLLTCMEDSKFSASYFDVKFFPNNLTVTFDIDATTTINANVILKAQLIAYGLNVFEDTFDLCSINEVAVCPLTSGRIDLASSYTLTDSDLTKQIPSIAYTIPDLDAQVRVLVYAQNDTSFSTPLACVQAILSNGKTVQTKYAAWPIAAITGTGLLTSAFISVIGYTMTAAHIASNSISLFIYFQNLAITSMMGVSRVPPIAAAWTQNFQWSMGIINAKFMQDIFNWYIQATNGVSTVVVANKDILSISVQKRNLQNLVKRAYSVASSSEYSFDNILSDQSLYTTTERNTTEYTSKILVLRGIERVSYLAGIELSNFFLTGVVFTLFFLFCLIVFLIFFKALLEVLTRARIMSESTNFFQYRKNWASIMKGTLFRMTVIAFPQISLLAIWEFTQVDSPAVVVDAAFVFVIFTGLLIYGTVRVILKGRESIKLYKTPAYLLYGDTVFFNRFGFLYSQFNADRYWWLIPLLFYLFFRSLFVAVLQENGKPQALILFIIELAYFVALCWIRPYLDKRTNIFNIGIHLVNTINALFFMFFSNLFKQPAIVSSVMAIILFIMNAVVALILLIFTIITCTIALLHRNPDSRYQPMKDDRVSFIPRVEENTYFVNQDSELFEMGKVAMDTNETEKEREARLEKYGNNMGSTRLLFDDDAESTFSKGNNIRVSTFSDSSSAIVQPSSAVMETTNHLSMPHYQNTATNQVSPRRGQNLQRPESSFFLNGGSSNGDISNSSSNLPRSNPFSSKNNNAFL from the coding sequence ATGCCCTCTATTGGACTTATATTGTGGCATTTTTTTCTGCTGCTAAGTTCGATGACATTAACTGATGCAGCTACTAGTTCGTCATCATCAGCATCATCGTCAAGttcatcatcgtcatcttcatcatcttcgtCGGCTGCTTCAACGTCGACATCGAGTGCAAGTTCTTCAtccaaatttattaaaacatCTTCCCTTCTAACATGTATGGAAGATTCAAAATTCTCTGCATCTTATTTCGATGTCAAGTTTTTTCCAAATAACTTAACAGTTACTTTCGATATAGATGCTACAACTACCATAAATGCAAACGTTATTTTGAAAGCTCAATTGATTGCATATGGTCTTAACGTTTTTGAAGATACTTTCGATCTATGTTCTATCAACGAAGTTGCCGTTTGTCCATTAACTTCAGGTAGAATCGATTTAGCTTCTTCCTATACCTTAACTGATTCAGACTTAACAAAGCAAATTCCTAGTATTGCTTATACAATTCCAGATCTAGACGCTCAAGTTCGTGTCTTGGTCTATGCACAAAATGACACGAGTTTTAGCACACCTTTAGCTTGTGTTCAGGCAATTTTAAGTAATGGTAAAACAGTCCAAACCAAATATGCTGCATGGCCTATCGCAGCTATTACTGGTACAGGGTTGCTGACTTCTGCTTTTATCTCTGTGATTGGTTACACAATGACTGCAGCTCACATTGCCTCCAACTctatttctttatttatttactttcaaaatttggCTATCACTTCAATGATGGGTGTTTCCAGGGTTCCACCGATTGCAGCTGCTTGGACTCAGAATTTTCAATGGTCTATGGGTATCATCAATGCGAAATTCATGCaagacatttttaattggtATATTCAAGCAACAAATGGTGTTTCAACAGTTGTTGTTGCAAATAAGGATATTTTATCCATTAGTGTtcagaaaagaaatttgCAAAACCTCGTGAAGAGAGCTTATTCTGTTGCTTCAAGCAGTGAATATAGTTTTGACAACATTTTAAGTGATCAATCTCTGTACACAACTACAGAAAGAAACACAACAGAATATACATCGAAAATTTTGGTCTTGAGAGGTATCGAACGTGTGTCATATTTGGCAGGTATcgaattatcaaatttctTCCTAACAGGTGTGGTATTCACGTTATTCTTCTTATTCTGTTTGATAGtgtttttaatattctttaaagcTCTATTGGAAGTTTTAACTCGTGCCAGAATAATGAGTGAATCCACTAATTTTTTCCAATACCGAAAAAACTGGGCTAGTATTATGAAAGGTACTCTATTTAGGATGACTGTTATCGCTTTCCCTCAAATATCACTACTAGCAATTTGGGAGTTTACTCAAGTAGATTCTCCagctgttgttgttgatgcagcttttgtttttgttatCTTTACAGGTTTACTGATTTACGGTACAGTAAGAGTTATATTAAAAGGTAGAGAATCAATTAAACTGTATAAGACACCAGCTTATTTACTGTATGGTGACACTGTATTCTTTAATCGGTTCGGATTTTTATACAGTCAGTTCAACGCAGACAGATACTGGTGGTTAATTCCTCtgctattttatttattcttcAGATCATTATTTGTGGCAGTATTGCAAGAAAATGGTAAGCCGCAAGCtctgattttatttatcattGAATTAGCATACTTCGTTGCTCTCTGTTGGATTAGACCTTATCTGGATAAGCGtactaatatttttaacatcGGTATCCATCTGGTCAACACTATAAATGCATTATTTTTCATGTTCTTCAGTAACCTTTTTAAGCAACCTGCTATTGTATCGTCAGTTATGGCGATTATCTTATTCATTATGAATGCCGTTGTTGCTTTGATTCTGTTAATATTCACTATTATCACATGTACAATTGCATTACTTCACAGAAATCCTGATTCTCGTTACCAACCTATGAAAGACGATCGTGTTTCCTTTATTCCAAgagttgaagaaaatacaTACTTTGTTAATCAAGACtcagaattatttgaaatggGTAAGGTCGCTATGGATACCAATGAGACTgagaaagaaagagaagCTAGACTTGAAAAGTATGGTAACAATATGGGGAGTACTAGGTTGCTATTCGATGACGATGCTGAAAGCACTTTCTCCAAAGGTAACAACATTAGAGTATCAACCTTTAGCGATAGTTCATCTGCTATTGTTCAACCATCCTCTGCTGTCATGGAGACAACAAACCATCTAAGTATGCCACATTATCAAAACACCGCAACAAATCAAGTATCACCAAGAAGAGGTCAAAACCTTCAAAGACCAGAGAGtagtttctttttaaatGGCGGTTCTTCAAATGGTGATATATCGAATTCTTCAAGCAATCTACCAAGAAGTAATCCcttttcatcaaaaaacaacaatgCATTTTTATAG
- the PEX22 gene encoding ubiquitin-protein transferase activating protein PEX22 (similar to Saccharomyces cerevisiae PEX22 (YAL055W); ancestral locus Anc_7.13) — translation MATRGNNRNNGFNLFIKSTCVLVGLGIAGYMWYRNAGNEERDADEELATNEKKTMMQKHSSIIILSTSLLKDTSIDWNSILENDCVILVMPGLKFDNLANINKSYKYKIIHCDTMTGIWSCIKHLRLNTLYYIKEELGPDYDDISVDLRNIFTTIRILDVDKDMNMQLT, via the coding sequence ATGGCGACTAGGGGTAATAACAGAAACAATGgattcaatttatttattaaatcgACGTGTGTTCTTGTAGGACTTGGGATAGCTGGCTATATGTGGTATAGGAATGCCGGTAATGAAGAGCGTGATGCAGATGAAGAATTGGCTACCAATGAGAAAAAAACTATGATGCAGAAGCACTCTagtatcattattttatcgACTTCATTGTTGAAGGATACAAGCATAGATTGGAATAGTATTTTGGAGAACGATTGTGTGATTCTTGTGATGCCTGGATTGAAATTTGATAACTTAGCAAATATTAATAAGAGTTACAAATATAAGATAATTCATTGCGATACAATGACCGGGATTTGGTCATGTATAAAACATCTGCGTTTGAACACattgtattatataaaagaagaGCTGGGACCAGACTACGACGACATAAGCGTTGATCTGCGAAATATTTTCACTACAATCAGAATTCTGGACGTAGACAAGGATATGAACATGCAATTAacttaa
- the SCP1 gene encoding Scp1p (similar to Saccharomyces cerevisiae SCP1 (YOR367W); ancestral locus Anc_7.14) gives MIVKPEVTSLDEDLRQLRNSKFSFESIDEIRKWIFGVLQEEETSTAMLTLLELLKDGTVLCRLANAIYKADEPSATLITWKESKMPFVQMEQISQFLQFAGEYGVPEDELFQTVDLFEEKDSAIVYQTLKSLSRYANKKHPSTFPVIGPQLATKRPRPPLKQKPKHLQEKYGWSTQEYGYMKGASQATEGVVFGQRRDVT, from the coding sequence ATGATTGTTAAGCCTGAAGTTACATCTTTAGATGAGGACTTAAGACAGTTAAGAAATTCGAAATTCTCGTTTGAGTCTATTGATGAGATAAGGAAATGGATATTTGGAGTGTTACAAGAGGAAGAGACTAGCACCGCTATGTTAACTTTATTGGAGCTGTTGAAAGACGGTACTGTGCTGTGTCGATTAGCAAATGCGATTTATAAAGCCGATGAGCCTTCTGCCACATTGATTACATGGAAGGAATCTAAGATGCCATTTGTTCAAATGGAACAGATATCGCAATTTCTGCAGTTTGCCGGAGAGTATGGAGTGCCTGAGGATGAGTTGTTCCAGACAGTCGATCTGTTTGAAGAAAAGGATTCGGCGATTGTATACCAAACGTTGAAATCCCTATCTCGTTATGCCAATAAGAAACACCCGTCAACATTCCCTGTGATTGGTCCACAGCTTGCCACTAAAAGACCGAGACCTCCATTAAAGCAGAAACCAAAGCATTTGCAAGAGAAGTATGGTTGGAGCACGCAAGAGTATGGTTACATGAAAGGTGCTTCCCAAGCCACTGAAGGTGTCGTCTTTGGCCAGAGAAGGGATGTCACATAA
- the MRS6 gene encoding GTPase-activating protein MRS6 (similar to Saccharomyces cerevisiae MRS6 (YOR370C); ancestral locus Anc_7.10), translating into MLNAERRPSVAERRSSFLSGSLQNSMNIPVVPHLAGIEDPLPETTPDKVDVLIAGTGMVESVLAAALAWQGSSVLHIDKNDYYGDTSATLTIDQISNWVNEVNSGTSSLSVCYTNAKLYISKSLRHSNTYVSRDFGIDLSPKILFAKSDLLSILVKSRVHQYLEFQSLSNFHTYENDSFEKLTNTKQEIFTDQNLSLMSKRNLMRFIKFVLVWDEQPEIWQQYAEKPISDFLVEKFKLENNQLYELIFSIGLCYNLDVKTPNALQRIRRYLTSFDVYGPFPVLYSKFGGPGELSQGFCRSAAVAGSTYKLNSQLLSFNPTTKEAVFKDGSKIKVEERVIVSPTQAPLDSKNIPKQEYEVHRLTCIVEKSCSEWFGEGESAAVVVFPPNSLKSNNRTVVQAFIVGSGTESCAKGTCIWYLSTVETGPRAELDLDAALEALERSIIRESSTDLENENDLIQLGPNGQTIINSVKLGQSFKEYIPREKVQFLLKLYYTQFTSTPPFDVVTPSVFEFSKEWPKDSSLLVPGASDNNIVYTSMPCAEISYDDVITAAKVLYEKIVGSDDDFFDVDFEDEDIPTYQNNGDVQYQNTFEEDDEEDEARDMDIVENEEPMGEMEI; encoded by the coding sequence ATGTTAAATGCTGAACGTCGTCCATCAGTGGCTGAAAGAAGAAGTTCTTTCTTAAGCGGTTCATTACAAAATAGCATGAATATACCTGTTGTTCCGCATCTAGCAGGCATTGAAGATCCTTTACCTGAAACCACACCGGATAAAGTTGATGTTTTGATAGCAGGCACTGGTATGGTGGAAAGTGTGTTGGCTGCTGCTCTTGCTTGGCAAGGTTCAAGCGTCTTGcatattgataaaaacGATTACTATGGGGACACCTCTGCAACTTTAACTATTGATCAGATAAGTAATTGGGTCAATGAAGTCAACTCAGGCACTAGCTCATTGAGTGTCTGTTACACTAATGCTAAATTATACATTTCCAAATCTTTAAGACATAGCAACACTTACGTATCAAGAGATTTCGGAATTGATTTATCAccaaaaattctttttgcAAAATCCgatttattatcaattttagTTAAATCAAGAGTTCACCAATACTTAGAGTTTCAatctttatcaaattttcatacatatgaaaatgattcatttgaaaaattaacaaatacAAAACAAGAAATTTTTACTGACcaaaatttatcattaatgTCAAAACGTAATCTAATGagattcattaaatttgtATTAGTTTGGGATGAACAACCAGAGATTTGGCAACAATATGCTGAAAAGCCTATATCAGACTTTTTAGTAgagaaattcaaattgGAGAACAATCAATTGTAcgaattaatattttcaattggtTTATGTTACAACTTGGATGTCAAAACACCAAATGCATTACAAAGAATTCGTAGATACTTAACAAGTTTTGATGTTTATGGCCCTTTCCCAGTATTATATTCTAAATTTGGTGGTCCCGGTGAATTATCGCAAGGTTTCTGCAGGTCTGCTGCAGTTGCTGGAAGTACATACAAATTGAATTCACagttattatcatttaatcCAACTACTAAAGAAGCAGTATTTAAAGATGGCTCTAAGATAAAAGTAGAAGAAAGAGTAATAGTATCTCCAACACAAGCTCCTTTAGACagtaaaaatattccaaaGCAAGAATATGAAGTTCATAGATTAACATGCATTGTTGAGAAATCTTGTTCGGAATGGTTTGGTGAGGGAGAATCCGCTGCTGTTGTAGTTTTCCCACCAAATTCCTTAAAGTCGAATAATAGAACTGTTGTACAAGCTTTTATTGTCGGATCTGGTACTGAGTCATGTGCCAAGGGTACCTGTATATGGTACTTGTCAACAGTTGAGACTGGCCCAAGAGCTGAATTAGATTTAGATGCTGCTCTGGAAGCGTTAGAAAGAAGTATTATTAGAGAATCATCCACAGATTTAGAGAATGAAAATGACTTGATACAACTTGGACCAAATGGACAAACCATCATTAATTCGGTTAAATTAGGTCaatcatttaaagaatacATCCCAAGAGAAAAAgttcaatttttattaaaattatattatacaCAATTTACATCAACCCCACCATTTGATGTTGTAACACCATCagtatttgaattttcaaaagaatgGCCTAAAgattcatcattattagtTCCAGGGGCAAGTGATAACAACATTGTCTATACTTCAATGCCATGTGCCGAGATATCATACGATGATGTGATCACAGCTGCAAAAGTGCTGTACGAGAAAATTGTTGGCAGTGATGATGATTTCTTTGATGTTGATTTTGAAGACGAAGACATTCCAACTTATCAAAATAATGGAGATGTCCAGTACCAAAACACTTtcgaagaagatgatgaagaagatgaggCAAGAGACATGgatattgttgaaaatgaagaaccTATGGGAGAAATGGAAATATGA
- the RAD17 gene encoding Rad17p (similar to Saccharomyces cerevisiae RAD17 (YOR368W); ancestral locus Anc_7.12) gives MRIPKGEGAKFSATTVYLEHLTTALSCLVPFGNKDDVLIFIDKDGLSFVRDNNHVIRIQLFLSRELFMSYSFENEIANDQSASEAGAGTHNEQMEDHLKVSVKINHILDSVSIINRNVDDIVECTLFYNGYGTPFVLAFEDSLISERVAYSTYLTKEIDNTGLELDRSQIIFECMVKGDVLYTALKDLKEIGCKECYIYAKSNDNPMENVFALISKSQLGFSKIKIPSSRSILEKLQVYDGDSTTKRNNEPVIGFFDFNTFDKIRISTKIASKVLFRMDVHGLLSVNILSQTDDVMVSDVRNSKKTSNAADNLFNFDSYTNQKQMQLPKDYPGIVIEICMLEKEAIDSLAQEEIALLMDTNDTTGMSEITKRQTIAVNKLTDQTSPLNHTNGNILGLNGKVDDKFQSIDESSVPVNFIPQHDSNGHDNEGTQDRENRKRKKTETSNSSVNGLPLFF, from the coding sequence ATGAGGATTCCTAAAGGAGAAGGTGCTAAGTTTTCAGCTACTACCGTTTATTTGGAACATTTAACGACTGCCTTAAGTTGTCTAGTTCCATTTGGGAATAAAGACGATGTTTTGATATTCATTGATAAAGATGGATTATCGTTTGTAAGAGACAATAACCATGTTATAAGGATCcaattgtttttatcaAGAGAGCTATTTATGTCCTactcttttgaaaatgaaatagcAAATGATCAATCAGCTTCAGAGGCTGGAGCTGGAACCCATAATGAGCAAATGGAAGATCATTTAAAGGTGAGCgttaaaataaatcatatttTAGATAGTGTAAGTATTATTAACAGGAATGTGGATGATATTGTGGAATGTACTTTATTCTATAATGGGTATGGTACCCCATTCGTTCTGGCATTCGAAGATTCGTTGATTTCAGAGAGAGTAGCATACTCGACATATTTGACCAAAGAAATAGACAATACGGGACTAGAATTGGATAGATCTCAAATCATTTTTGAATGTATGGTAAAGGGGGATGTTTTATATACTGCAttgaaagatttaaaagaaattggaTGTAAAGAAtgctatatatatgcaaaATCCAACGATAATCCAATGGAAAATGTATTTGCATTGATTTCGAAGTCACAGTTAGGCTTCTCTAAGATCAAGATTCCAAGTAGTAGGTCTATCTTAGAAAAATTGCAAGTTTATGATGGAGACTCGACTaccaaaagaaataatgaGCCAGTAATAGgcttttttgattttaacaCATTTGATAAGATTAGAATAAGTACAAAAATTGCCAGTAAAGTACTATTTAGAATGGATGTTCACGGTTTGTTAAgtgttaatattttaagcCAAACAGATGACGTTATGGTTTCTGACGTTAGAAATTCTAAAAAAACATCAAATGCAGCTGataatttgtttaattttgattccTATACAAATCAGAAACAGATGCAACTGCCTAAAGACTACCCAGGCATTGTGATAGAAATTTGTATGCTAGAGAAAGAAGCCATTGACTCCTTGGCTCAAGAAGAAATCGCACTATTAATGGATACTAATGATACTACAGGGATGTCAGAAATTACTAAAAGACAAACAATTGCTGTAAATAAGTTAACAGATCAAACATCCCCTTTAAATCATACAAATGGTAATATTTTAGGCCTGAATGGTAAAGTAGACGATAAATTTCAATCGATTGATGAAAGCAGTGTTCCGGTCAATTTTATTCCTCAACATGATAGTAATGGACATGATAATGAAGGAACTCAAGATCGTGAGAATCGGAAACGTAAAAAAACTGAAACTAGTAATTCATCTGTAAACGGTTTACCAttgttcttttaa
- the AIM2 gene encoding protein AIM2 (similar to Saccharomyces cerevisiae YAL049C; ancestral locus Anc_7.18), with protein MASKPPGKCCASGIAHTDEPIGKIEDFLGVQSYVTGEQHINEKVIVIATDIYGLCLKNTKLVADKLAAGGYAVLIPDILFDDPYPTLNASEALPDWLAKHPMDKVDELVIKYVKDLKAEYSPNFIGSIGYCFGAKPAIHLIDTKFALVDACAIAHPSFVSMEELEAIGKNPILISAAENDPIFSEESRHATEAKLKEIGANYVMDLFGGVEHGFAVRGDLSIPAVKYAREKTIVDQLFFFDHYCSKK; from the coding sequence ATGGCTTCCAAACCTCCAGGAAAATGTTGTGCTAGTGGCATTGCTCATACTGACGAACCAATAGGTAAAATTGAAGACTTTCTAGGCGTTCAATCATATGTCACCGGTGAACAacatattaatgaaaaggTTATAGTTATTGCCACTGATATCTATGGTCtttgtttgaaaaatactAAATTAGTTGCTGATAAATTAGCTGCTGGAGGGTACGCTGTTTTAATTCCAGATATTCTATTTGATGACCCGTACCCAACTTTAAATGCCAGTGAAGCTTTGCCAGACTGGTTGGCTAAACATCCAATGGATAAAGTTGATGAATTGGTTATCAAGTACGTTAAGGATCTGAAAGCCGAATATTCCCCTAACTTTATTGGTAGCATTGGTTATTGTTTTGGTGCCAAACCAGCAATTCATCTAATTGATACCAAGTTTGCTTTGGTTGATGCATGTGCTATTGCCCATCCTTCATTTGTCTCTATGGAAGAACTTGAAGCTATAGGGAAAAACccaattttaatatctgCTGCTGAAAATGATCCTATCTTCTCAGAAGAGTCTAGGCATGCTACTGAagcaaaattaaaagaaattggtGCCAATTATGTTATGGATTTATTTGGTGGTGTTGAACATGGCTTTGCTGTCAGAGGTGATCTCTCTATCCCAGCTGTCAAATATGCTAGAGAAAAGACCATTGTTGATCAACTATTCTTTTTTGACCATTATTGTTCAAAGAAATAA
- the GEM1 gene encoding ERMES complex Ca(2+)-binding regulatory GTPase GEM1 (similar to Saccharomyces cerevisiae GEM1 (YAL048C); ancestral locus Anc_7.19), producing the protein MTKETIRVVLCGDPGVGKSSLIASLAKGKFVEDSEGKFGPVVIPKDFSASPYSPKNTILIDTSDNDTDELYKELKIADVIWLCYCDKESYERISLYWMVTFRSLGLNLPVIVSRTKCDDYEDSTVTTSPYDTKVEDEEFIPILIDFKEVDNCIKVSAKTQFNINQAFYLCQRSIIYPISPLFDSRLGEFKPQTVSALKRIFLLSDYDQDGYLSDRELSNLQKKCFKKSIDINEMQFIKQTFMTLSNSQLAESHTELYVTGKGITEEGFLFLNKLYVEKGRHETIWGILRAFYYTDSLSIKVEVLYPKLNIPATSSVELSPIGYRFLVNLFLKYDTDNDGGLTQDDLNKLFKCTPGIPHLWLATNFPYSTVVNGRGCITLQGWLAQWSMTTFLDYKITTAYLVYFDFQEDAKIALQITKPRKFRWRNGKYYRSTVNDRKVFNCLLIGKSNCGKTSLLESFLGRPYSEAHLASVIPHICVNSLELKGSKQYYLILQETGVEELAMLENKDKLKNSDVICLMYDSSDPDSFSYLVELFEKYKEQFESLPVILVASKADLDKQQQRCHIQPDLFAETLFIDHPLHISCNWINSLNELLIKITETALVPIKAIPGLPEEASYSEEDYKQASILLASSVGFISLVTFAYIKWQHYYKHS; encoded by the coding sequence ATGACAAAAGAGACTATACGTGTTGTGTTATGTGGTGATCCAGGAGTAGGGAAGTCTAGTCTAATTGCTTCGTTAGCGAAAGGAAAATTTGTTGAAGATTCAGAAGGAAAGTTTGGTCCTGTTGTTATACCCAAAGATTTTTCAGCTAGTCCATATTCCCctaaaaatacaattttaATAGATACTAGTGATAATGATACTGACGAACTATAcaaagaattgaaaatagcTGATGTAATTTGGTTATGTTATTGTGATAAAGAATCTTATGAAAGAATCTCCTTATATTGGATGGTCACTTTCCGGTCTCTTGGATTAAATTTACCGGTTATTGTTTCTAGAACTAAATGCGATGATTATGAAGATTCTACAGTGACAACCTCCCCTTATGATACTAAAGTcgaagatgaagaatttattCCAATCCTAATAGATTTCAAAGAGGTTGATAATTGTATTAAAGTCAGCGCTAAAACCCAATTCAATATCAATCAAGCATTCTACTTATGCCAAAGGTCAATAATATATCCTATTTCGCCACTATTTGATTCACGACTTGGGGAATTCAAACCTCAAACTGTATCAGCATTGAAAAGGATTTTCTTATTGAGTGATTATGATCAAGATGGATATTTAAGTGATAGAGAACTTTcaaatttacaaaagaaatgttttaaaaaaagtATTGATATAAATGAAATGCAATTCATAAAACAAACGTTTATGACGTTGTCTAATTCACAATTAGCAGAGAGCCATACTGAACTATATGTGACAGGAAAAGGGATAACTGAAGAAGGCTTTTTGTTCTTGAACAAATTATATGTAGAAAAGGGAAGACATGAAACAATATGGGGTATATTAAGGGCATTTTATTATACAGACTCTCTTTCAATAAAGGTAGAGGTTTTATATCCTAAATTAAACATTCCAGCTACCTCGAGTGTAGAATTGAGTCCAATAGGATACCGTTTTTTAGTCAATCTATTTCTAAAGTATGATACGGATAATGACGGTGGATTAACTCAAgatgatttgaataaactTTTTAAATGCACACCTGGCATACCACATCTTTGGTTAGCAACTAATTTTCCTTATTCTACTGTAGTTAATGGACGTGGCTGTATCACACTACAGGGTTGGCTTGCACAATGGAGTATGACAACATTTCTGGACTACAAGATTACAACTGCATATTTagtatattttgatttccAAGAAGATGCTAAAATTGCATTGCAAATTACTAAACCAAGAAAATTCAGATGGAGAAATGGTAAATACTATAGATCGACTGTAAACGACCGTAAAgtattcaattgtttacTAATAGGTAAATCGAATTGCGGTAAAACTTCGCTATTAGAATCATTTCTTGGAAGGCCTTATTCAGAGGCTCATTTAGCATCTGTGATTCCACATATATGTGTCAATAGTTTAGAATTGAAAGGTAGTAAGCAATATTATCTGATTTTACAAGAAACAGGAGTTGAAGAGCTAGCGATGTTGGAAAACAAAGATAAGCTAAAGAACAGTGACGTTATATGTCTAATGTACGATTCAAGTGATCCTGATTCCTTCTCATATTTGGTTGAGCTATtcgaaaaatataaagagCAATTTGAAAGTTTACCTGTGATATTGGTGGCATCAAAGGCAGATCTAGACAAGCAACAACAAAGATGTCATATTCAGCCTGATTTATTTGCTGAAACTTTATTCATTGATCATCCTTTACATATATCATGCAATTGGattaattcattgaatgaactattaatcaaaataaCTGAAACAGCATTAGTGCCCATCAAAGCAATCCCAGGGCTTCCCGAAGAGGCCAGTTATTCAGAAGAGGATTACAAGCAGGCTTCGATTCTGTTGGCTTCTTCTGTAGGATTCATTTCTTTAGTCACATTCGCATACATAAAATGGCAACATTATTACAAGCATTCATGA
- the RPS12 gene encoding 40S ribosomal protein eS12 (similar to Saccharomyces cerevisiae RPS12 (YOR369C); ancestral locus Anc_7.11): MSDVEEVVEVQEEIVEQSGEVTIEDALKVVLRTALIHDGLARGLRESAKALTKGQAQLVVLVSSVTEDNILKLIEGLANDPEHKVPLIKVADAKQLGEWAGLGKVDRDGNVRKVVGASVVVVTNWGAETDERSMILDHFSQQ, translated from the coding sequence ATGTCTGACGTTGAAGAAGTTGTCGAAGTTCAAGAAGAAATCGTTGAACAATCCGGTGAAGTTACCATCGAAGATGCCTTAAAGGTTGTCTTAAGAACTGCTTTAATCCACGATGGTTTAGCCAGAGGTTTAAGAGAATCTGCTAAGGCTTTAACTAAAGGTCAAGCTCAATTAGTTGTCTTAGTTAGCTCTGTTACCGAAGATAACATCTTAAAGTTAATTGAAGGTTTAGCTAATGACCCAGAACACAAGGTTCCATTAATCAAGGTTGCCGATGCCAAGCAATTAGGTGAATGGGCTGGTTTAGGTAAGGTCGACCGTGACGGCAACGTCAGAAAGGTCGTCGGTGCCTCTGTCGTCGTTGTCACCAACTGGGGTGCTGAAACTGATGAACGTAGCATGATCTTAGACCACTTCTCTCAACAATAA